aaaaactgtaaatatacCGAAGAGCTTCACAAGACCAGGAGCACCATCGATTTGCACACTTACAGAGTTAGCCACTTAGCCAGCTAGCATTGATTAGCATTGTCATGTTATGGGGAAATTCATGGTGTCCACAGATCTCATATagtttactgtatgttataGTTTAGCTTTTACAGGCGTATGATCAGCAGAAGGGCTTGTCAGCAGGACTGATGGGGTTTGATTTGAGAAATCACAAAAACATAGAACAGTATAATCCATAAAAAACATGTCCAGTTATTCAGACATTTCTAGAGACGCTCAAATAGTTGCTAGAAGTCACCAGATGATGTCATAGTCTGAATGTGAATAATTGTTGAATcaagttctttgttttttatttttatacctgCATATACACATCTATTTTAAAACAGAGTGTTCAAATGTAGTTTGGGGACAAAACATTAAAGTCTTACATGAGTATATCAGTTACAATAATGCCATAAACTGTGATGTAATGTTAAAAcacatcattttctttcttcgTACAAAATTCTTTTGTCTGCTCAATCATGGTTCCGCTCCTGTTACCAGAACTCGTACACCAGTAACTCTCATACACCAGAACTCGTACACCAGTAACTCGTACACCAGTAACTCGTACACCAGTAACTCGTACACCAGAACTCGTACACCAGTTACTCGTACACCAGTAACTCGTACACCAGTGCTCGTACACCAGTGCTCGTACACCAGTAACTCGTACACCAGTAAGTACTCGTACACCAGAACTCGTACACCAGTTACTCGTACACCAGTTACTCGTACACCAGTTACTCGTACACCAGTAACTCGTACACCAGATACTCATACACCAGTTACTCGTACACCAGTAACTCGTACACCAGTAACTCGTACACCAGTAACTAAATTGATTTAGTTTATCTGTGTAATTAAGCTCAGTATTTACTGCTCTGTGTCAGTTATAAAGCATGCAGTCAGTTTGCATTATGAAACTTTACATAAGCTGGTCTTGGGTGGCAGGTAATGGCATGTTATTAGTGTCACGTAGATGTTTGTCGGTGCCGTCGGAAAACATCAGCGAGAGTCGAGGAATGTATGTGAAATATATAATTGAACACACTCAAAGCAACTTGAGCACAAAAAGAAAGAGTATTGTATTGATTTATTACGGCTGTGTTTAGTATTTCACTTTTAATACAGTAATGAAACCCGAATTCATTTCGTGTTGACTAAAAGTTTCAGTCAGAGtacgtttaaaaataaaaaaaaatcattcacttgtttgtatttattcagtaTAAGATGATGTAAgccattatttatgtttatgtttatgttggtgtgatatgatgatgatgatgatgatgatgtgcttTATCTTGGTCCAGTTCACAGCTGAGAaacaaagcaagagagagacggTCGGAGTGTGTGGAATggcaggaggaagaagaggagcgAGCCGGACGACGTACTGTCGTTCTCCGCTGGGCAACGAGACAGGATATGTGAACAATGCCAACCACTCCACCAGCTCATCTGTGACAGGGGTGAGGTCACGGACCAGGTGAGATCCTCTAGTGTTtcagcattattttattttagcataATTTTATGATTACATTATGTAaaaatgctttgtgtgtgtgtgtgtgtgtgtgttttggccgGCAGGAACAGTTCAGGAACGGGGATTGCCAGCCCCCCTCTCGCTCCACAGACGGTGGTCCCGCTGAAGCACTGCAAGATCCCTGAACTATCGGTGGACCGCAATGTGATGTTTGAGCTGCACCTTCTCTTCTGCCACCTCGTCGCACTCTTTGTGCACTATGTCAACATCTACAAGACGGTGTGGTGGTACCCGCCCTCACacccaccatcacacacatcactggtGAGTCTTTCGACTCAGAGAAAGGGGCATTGCCTCTGAATCCATCAGAgcaggcgtggcctctgtgcatgtCACGCTTGTAATAGAGTTTGTTAGATTATCTCCACAGCTCTAACACCAGACATGATTTTTTCCCTTCTACAGAATTTCCACCTGATTGACTATAACATGTTGGTTTTCACCATCATCGTGTTGTCACGCCGGCTCATCGCGGCCATCGTTAAAGAGGTAACGAACAGCTCATAAAGTGTTAATAAATGCAGCGCTTATAAACGAGGTCAGTGACGGATTAGCAGATTTATACTGTAGCGTCTCATCTTCatttaaagcagctttgcaAATCGAGCCGTCAGTTCTCAAGTTACTGACAAATGAGAGACCaattctgtcttctgtctcacTTTCATTTCACTGATTTTCTGTTACTCAAATCAAtctctcactcgctcatctACATGTCTTCTTATCATCATTCGTTTATTtatcctctccctctctgcagGCATCTCAGAGTGGGAAGTTTCCTCACTCCGTCTTCCTGGTTACAGCTCGCTTTGCTGTTTTGACGCTCACCGGCTGGACTCTATGTCGTTCGCTCATCCACCTCTTCAGGACATATTCTGTGCTCAGCCTCCTGTTCCTCTGCTACCCGTGAGTGCGCTCACTACACATCCTGTTATTACAAGACTATTACACAGCTAttgcatcaacacacacacacacacacacacacgctcggcACTGTTTGacactgtatattgtattttcTTAAGTCCCAGAAGATTGTAGGAAGTGCcctttaaaaagacaaaaactcaTACtattgcatcatcatcatcaatcatcatcctctctctatccttctttctctctctactccaGTTTCGGGATGTATATCCCCATCCTGAGAACGAGCAGTGATGTGCGTCTCACCCCCATCGCCTCTGTCGGCTCCAGAGACGCGGGGGCGGGTGTGGGCGTGTCTGTGGGGCGGGACTACTTTTCTGTTCTAAAGGAGACGTGGAAGCAGCACACAAGCCAGTTGTACAGCATCCAGCCCATGCCCACACACGCCTGCTGCCTCTCCCCTGACCTCATTCGCAAAGAGGTCGAGTTTCTCAAGATGGACTTCAACAAGAGGATGAAGGAGGTGCTGGTCAGCTCCATGCTCAGCGCGTACTACGTCGCCTTCGTGCCCGTCTGGTTCGTCAAGGTGCGATTGCTGGGATTCAGACGGGTTTTGATTAAAGTGTCAGTATGTCCTGTGACATACAGATAGAAATGTGCACAGTTTtaatccatcacacacacattatcaaaAAATGTTCTGATAAGTAGATGGCTGTTGACATGAGTGGATAAggcggatggatggatagatggatggatggacgaatTGACATGTGGTTTGAAAGGTGGAACTGGGATAGATGTTTGGATGTATGGATGATTtaggtgaatggatggatgcataATTGCATGAATATATCAGTAGGACCgatggatggatgactggaagaatggatggatgtatggatggatggatgtttccTTGGGTGGGTATACAGAGAGTTCCATGGAAGGATGGATAACTGAATCTAAATTGTTACTTGGTTATGTGAATGGAGGTGTGGATGCATAAGTCagcaggatggatggatggatagatagatagatggagagtCTGTCAGATAGGCTCTTGTATAGATGGTTAGAGGTTCCTGTTTCCCCCCCCCCACTGCTATACcatcctctctgtgtttgtgtgtgtttgtgtgtgttgtagagcACGCAGTATGTGGATAAGCGCTGGTCATGTGAGCTCTTCATCCTCGTGTTCGTAAGCACCTCGGTGATCCTGATGCGCCACCTGCTGCCCCCCCGCTACTGCGATCTGCTGCACAAAGCCGCCGCCCACCTGGGCTGCTGGCACAAAGTGGACCCCTCACTGTGCTCCAATGCCCTGCAGCACACGTATGTCTCACTCAGGGGTCACTTGGGGCTCAGAACGTAGGCACGGATCTGTCTCTCCATGAGCACGTGTCGTTAAACCTATTATAAACATtcgcctgtctctgtgtgctttCAGGTGGACAGAAGAGTTCATGTGGCCACAGGGGGTGTTGGTGAAACACAATAAAAACGTGTATAAGGCCATGGGCCATTATAACGTAGCAGTGCCTTCAGAAGTCTCACATTATCGCTTCTATGTaaggctgcacacacacacacacacacacacacacacacacacacatggtacaTCTGTTGTAGTTTTTAAAACCAGTTCCTTCAAAACTCTCCACACTTCCccgtctctgtttctctctctctctctctctctctctctctctctcgttttctctctctctcagtttttcTTCAACAGGCCTCTTCGAATATTAAACATCCTCATCATCTTGGAAGGAGCGATGATCTTCTACCAGCTCTACTCGCTGATATGTTCGGAAAAATGGTACCAGACGATATCGTTAGCGCTGATCCTCTTCAGTAACTATTACGCCTTCTTCAAGCTGCTCAGAGACAGAATCGTGTTGGGGAAAGCGTACTCGTACTCCACCACGTCAGACCACAAGGTCAGCTAGACGCTCGGACCTTCCTGCACAGCCCGGTGTCGGAGaacggaataaaaaaaaaaagcatgcaccagagctttttattttttctagaactttttttttctcactctgttTATGTCCTGAAGCTGCCGtcgattaaaaaaagaaaatatttttgtattttttcactgGTCTGGATTTCTGATTTCTCTGCTGTTTCTGttaacaaataacacacacaacaccgtTAGAGCCACAGATTACTTAGTAGAACAGCTGAGTGCAAATGTTTGCACACCCTTAAGAAAGATAAAGAGGTGACGCTGTACAACAGATTGGTGTAAGATTCTGGACACTCCATGTTTGCACGAAGTCTCAATTTTCTCATCGTCTCTGTTCAGACCAGCATCCAGTCCCACACGGTCGATGTCTGAAGGTTCTGGATCGCTGCCCCGTGTGTGTTAGCGTATGTACTGTAAGCTTGCGCGTGCATGTTGATGCGCTTAGAAAATGCACTGCGGTCCCTTTAAGAGCGAAAGCGCGCTCCCGCGGTGCGaccttttcctttttattgtTGCTCCAACAACGGGGAAGAGAAGAGCTGCAGGGAGGAAAACAAACAGTTATCAGTAgctatttattttactgctcCTGTGTGACATGGAGCGGAGTGATGTGCTGACCGcagtgtgagtgggtgagtgaagacgtgtgtgtgtgtgtgagtgtgtgtgtatctgtgtgtgtgtgtgagtcagtgtgtgtgtgtgtatctgtgtgtgtctgtgtggtgtgtgtgtctgtgtgagtgagtgtgtgtgtgcgtctgtgtggtgtgtctgtgtgtgtgagtcagtgtgtccgtgtatctgtgtgtctgtatctgtgtgtgtgtctgtgtggtgtgtgagagtgagtcagtgtgagtgtgtgtgtatctgtgtgtctgtatctgtgtgtatctgtgtgtgtctgtgtggtgtgtgtgagtgagtgtgtccgtgtatctgtgtgtgtgtgtgtgtgtgtgtgagtgagtcagtgtgtccgtgtatctgtgtgtgagtgtttgtgtgtgtgtgtccgtgtatctgtttgtgtgtgtgtatgtgtgtgtgtgagtgagtcagtgtgtccgtgtatctgtgtgtgagtgtttgtgtgtgtgtgtccgtgtatctgtttgtgtgtgtgtgtgtgtgtgtgtgtgtgaatgtgtccgtgtatctgtgtgtgtctgtatctgtgtgtgtgcgcgtgcgtggtGTCAGCCGCTAATCCCCGTCTAAAAATGGAGGGacgatttaaaacaaaaacaaaaaaagaaaagattcgaagaaggaaggaaaaagtcaTAACATGTACTCAGGGAGATGATTTGGTCTTTAATATAGTCAAGCTGTTTATAATACAATGTCATATAACCTTAAATAAAGGCATGTTGTATTCTAGTGTATAAGGTGCTGGGCTACCAgacagaaggctgtgagttcgaatcccacgtccaccaagctgacactgttgggcccctgagcaaggcccttaaccctcagttgtatttaaaaaaaaaaataatgagagagataatgtaagtggataagagagtctgtcaAATGCTGGAGATGTAAATAAAAGGgtgcatttatataatatagcacatttgtatataaacacaacataatgATCTCCTTTGACATTCTGACTTTGTTCATCACCTTTACCCTTTAAAAAAGTCTCATGTATCTATCTAACTTCCATGTATGTATTCAGTACCGAGATGATTCCCTGCTCCGTTGTTTTAGCTCCGTATTAGTAACCACAATTTTATATCATTCGTCTCAGTATGAGAAGAACAGATCCTCAAATGATCCCAGTCCAGCGGACTACGAAGGCTATGTGACGACGGATTGAGTTATCGTACAGACGTGATGTCCGCTTCGTCGTCGCTTTTCCGCTCTCACGCCTGCCGTACTCTCAGAAGGATGTGAATCAGGTGTGTTTCTGACGGATGGACATCAGACACTCTGTAGTCCCACGGAGACCTGAAGAGTCTAAAAATACTGCACATTGTGACCCTGTGATGAGATCCGGGCATTAAAAATAGGACGACGACGAGCAGAACAAGTTCAGGCGTGCCTCTGAGCAAGCAGACAGGCTTTAGTAAATAAAAGCCAGTCGTCTTTCCGTCGTTTAGCCTTTCCGTGATAAAATATGGACGTGAGCTGATAATAGTTTAGTAGCCTGGGTGACAGAGGTGCTACGTAGTTTTGCTTCaggctggaaatgtaaatattaaaaataaatgtaaaatattacattaatgtGCGAGTCGATTGTTAGCAATCAATGGAAGCGCTTGGCCCAGCGTGGGTGAGTTTAGTGCTCTAAAGGACGACGTGTTGTGATGTGCATGAAAAGAGCTTTGGCAAAGTACACGATGGAAATCGATCTAACCTGAAATAATCGAAGAAAATAGCAGTCTATAGTTACAAAATCTGGCCGAGCATTAGGGACGATTCCCAACAAAATCATTACAGTCTTTACATCTGGTTATGCAAGATGGCTGCCTTCATGCTGTTCCACTGTTTAAATACATTGAGAAGATGAGTCCATGTTTTGTAGATCATAGTAACTCACactgtgtcctaaaccacatcAACGTGACTTGTTTGAGGTGGATATTTTGAGTGTGGTGCAGTTCATTTGTTAGCGATATTAACTGTAAAAGGCACAAACATGACTTGGCTGATCGACTGGGTCTGGGATAGAGGGACGGTTTTATTGTTTACAGAACCATTGCTTTAACtgacggggcacggtggcttagtggttagcacgttctcctcacacctccagggtcggggtttgattcccgtctccgccttgtgtgtgtggagtttgcatgttctccccgtgcctcgggggtttcctccgggtactccggtttcctcccccggtccaaagacatgcatggtaggttgattggcatctctggaaaattgtctgtagtgtgtgattgtgtgagtgaatgagagtgtgtgtgtgtgtgccctgtgatgggttggcactccgtccagggtgtatcctgccttgatgcccgatgatgcctgagataaggcacaggctccccatgacccgaggtagttcggataagcggtagaagatgaatgaatgaatgaaagaaagaatgaatgctTTAACTGACTTGTAAAAATGGGCATATGGGAAAAATTGGAAATAAAAGTGGGAAATATTCGAGTTAATTAAGAATGTACTCTAAGTACTGACTCTAAGTACTGAGATGTCAAACAAAAGCAGAACGCTGCCACTGTGCCATATGTAGTTTAAATTAAGCTTTTAAACTATGAGAGAATTATTTTAGAATAGCAACTGTCTTGTCTCTGATGGAAGGAGTTGGAAGAAATCCCGTCTACACTCGTCTCTCAGTCAGCCGTGCTGGAAGAACAGTCTGAAAAATGGAGgacaagaggaagaaaaggagTCCCAAAGTGTCTCTCCCTCAACCGCCTCCTCCGCCGGTGAACCCACGCAAACTCTCTGTCCTCCCTGCCAGCAAGAGCGCCACCTTCTGTCTGGGTCTCCCACAGCCGCCGTCCCCTAAACCCCGGGGCAAGTACAAGAGATCTGTAGGAGCCATGGGCACAACCAAAGAAGTGCTCACTGTGCCCGTGCTGCCTCCCAGAGCCACCAGGTTTGTACACCAAATCCCCTGCTGCATTGAGTTTATCAgtgaaaaatgtaaatcttCAGATgaggaattaaaataaagaccAAATTAGGCATATAATGAGATATTTTCCTAAGAAAATGTAGTCTCTGGTTTCCCGGAAGTTAATTCTAGGTGTTTGAGGCTGTGTGTCTAGCATGAACCTGTGTAGCGTTCAGCAtttcttagggcctttttacacctggtcacttcatgtgttgtctccgatccgatagctatctgatttgttaaaactgttccatttacattaggccacataaacgcgtctcggcgaatcggatatcgatccgatctttctactcccacccaatatgcaaatatattttacctcatttccggagtaattgaaatggaacacactttggtgtatgtggttactacaaaaaaacagcatttactgtttgctgcatttttgctggcggcagcagtgcgttttaagacccgacgagacacctgggtgaaagatcagagcagcactgatgggaaaacatatttgtttctgacgcgatgcacgactcgtgagtcacctgcgagtgacgtacttccgtttgggaggagtttagcgctgacgtatgtggcttgaacaaccacattcatttacacctgtcctcctcctgaaggggtttgtgccatcggatttatatccgtctccaaaacgtttcggagggcatttagacctggtctttttaccatcggatagatatcggatcacagaaaacgcatgaagtgaccaggtgtaaaaagcccctaacaGTAATGTATGTGAGTTACGTCTGTGATCAACTgagaatttataaataaacccGGCTGTGACGAGACAAGGTCATTTCACTTTGAAAACGCAGCGATGTGTAGCATTTCTTTTCACTTCTGATTCTGTGATTTCACGTAATAACACCGAACTCTGATTTACACTGTGATTGTTGGAGACAGTCGGCCTCACCGAGAGAAACCCAGAGCGCCTCAGCCGGCCGGCCCCAGTCGGGTCGCCCCGTCCTCCTCTCCTCTGCAGCACTCCTTCCTCACTGACGTATCGGacgtgagagagatggagggaggacTCCTCAACCTGCTTAACGACTTTCACTCAGGAAAACTGCAGGCTTTcggtgaaacacacacacacacacacacatatacacacagtaacaatgagTGTGTGAACATCTGCACTTTTACTAAAGCACATTTATTCCATCGCTctgaagtgtctgtgtgtattgttcACAGAGGAAGcatatttgcatgtgtgtgaatttgtgtacgtgctctttctctcgctttctctgtCCCTTCAGGAAAGGTGTGTTCCTTTGAGCAGCTCGAGCACGTTCGGGAGATGCAGGAGAAGCTGGCTCGGCTTCACTTCAGCCTGGACAGCCATGTCGAGGAGCTCTCTGAGGACCAGAGGAAAAGTGCTTCAGACCGCAACCTGGAGCACCTGCTCtcaaatgtaacacacacatacatacacacacctgtaacacagcACCAACAAGAACTACCTTTCTCCTCTAACCGACTGCGTTTGCATACATTTACTTTCAGCCAGCTCAGCGTGAGTGTGCGTAAAAGTCCATATGAAGAGTTTCATTTTATTAGTGCTAATGAAAGCAACACAAGTCATAAAAAAGTAACACAAGGACGATAGTTTAGCATTCTTTAACGTGCATgtaggggacacggtggcttagtggt
The Tachysurus vachellii isolate PV-2020 chromosome 6, HZAU_Pvac_v1, whole genome shotgun sequence genome window above contains:
- the tmem39b gene encoding transmembrane protein 39B, producing the protein MAGGRRGASRTTYCRSPLGNETGYVNNANHSTSSSVTGVRSRTRNSSGTGIASPPLAPQTVVPLKHCKIPELSVDRNVMFELHLLFCHLVALFVHYVNIYKTVWWYPPSHPPSHTSLNFHLIDYNMLVFTIIVLSRRLIAAIVKEASQSGKFPHSVFLVTARFAVLTLTGWTLCRSLIHLFRTYSVLSLLFLCYPFGMYIPILRTSSDVRLTPIASVGSRDAGAGVGVSVGRDYFSVLKETWKQHTSQLYSIQPMPTHACCLSPDLIRKEVEFLKMDFNKRMKEVLVSSMLSAYYVAFVPVWFVKSTQYVDKRWSCELFILVFVSTSVILMRHLLPPRYCDLLHKAAAHLGCWHKVDPSLCSNALQHTWTEEFMWPQGVLVKHNKNVYKAMGHYNVAVPSEVSHYRFYFFFNRPLRILNILIILEGAMIFYQLYSLICSEKWYQTISLALILFSNYYAFFKLLRDRIVLGKAYSYSTTSDHKVS
- the ccdc28b gene encoding coiled-coil domain-containing protein 28B, coding for MEDKRKKRSPKVSLPQPPPPPVNPRKLSVLPASKSATFCLGLPQPPSPKPRGKYKRSVGAMGTTKEVLTVPVLPPRATSRPHREKPRAPQPAGPSRVAPSSSPLQHSFLTDVSDVREMEGGLLNLLNDFHSGKLQAFGKVCSFEQLEHVREMQEKLARLHFSLDSHVEELSEDQRKSASDRNLEHLLSNLEDLSSSIQKLHLAENQDLPTASDS